The proteins below are encoded in one region of Silene latifolia isolate original U9 population chromosome 2, ASM4854445v1, whole genome shotgun sequence:
- the LOC141641420 gene encoding uncharacterized protein LOC141641420, with protein sequence MHPCTTFEEVQSKAIPVMRLEEDSAPVRGTYDSDPVSRKAPVEKKSERPKPYSKSVNRVSGNSEGKSEADLPPKISEYGFTTNLAGLFKALRELGRRVRWPKLPEGNPSNRDTGKKCEFHGSNTHNTDECHSLRKEVKFHYDQGNLDHLLPRNTTRVNSTDQVLPSPPPQCTRTVNIITGGSELCGLTYSAAKRHVTRTKGDRPESSCRINCQNLPSVTFDETYAGSAPEQHHDALIITLPIGNCEVRKILVDTGSSVNLIMLETLKGMGFTEKDLSKKAVPLVGFSGETKHSLGEIVIPTYAGGVNKQALDPRNEGNTLNIPPVSEVSNALGVQEIRGDQEEAKDCYKVALKSTTSPPA encoded by the exons ATGCATCCCTGCACTACCTTTGAGGAGGTACAATCAAAGGCAATTCCTGTCATGAGGCTGGAGGAAGACTCTGCACCCGTAAGAGGCACTTATGATTCAGACCCAGTATCCAGAAAAGCTCCAGTAGAGAAGAAGAGTGAAAGACCCAAACCCTACAGCAAGAGCGTGAATAGAGTATCTGGAAATTCTGAAGGAAAGAGCGAAGCAGACCTGCCTCCGAAAATAAGTGAGTATGGTTTCACCACCAACCTTGCAGGACTATTCAAAGCCTTGAGAGAGCTGGGACGCAGAGTCAGATGGCCAAAACTTCCAGAAGGAAACCCCAGCAACAGGGACACAGGCAAGAAGTGCGAGTTCCACGGCAGCAACACCCACAACACCGATGAATGCCACTCCCtcagaaaggaagtcaaattccatTATGACCAAGGAAACCTGGATCACCTCCTACCCAGAAATACAACCAGAGTAAACTCAACAGATCAGGTTCTGCCATCTCCTCCTCCTCAGTGCACTAGAACTGTGAATATTATTACAGGTGGATCGGAGCTGTGTGGGCTGACATATTCAGCGGCAAAAAGGCACGTAACCAGAACTAAAGGAGACAGACCAGAAAGCTCCTGCAGGATCAACTGCCAGAATCTGCCGTCAGTCACCTTTGATGAAACATATGCAGGGTCTGCTCCAGAACAACACCACGATGCCTTAATCATCACGCTTCCTATAGGAAATTGCGAGGTGAGAAAGATCTTGGTGGACACCGGGAGCTCTGTCAACCTAATTATGCTAGAGACGCTCAAAGGCATGGGATTCACCGAGAAGGATCTATCAAAGAAGGCGGTTCCCTTGGTTGGTTTCAGTGGCGAAACAAAGCACTCCTTAGGAGAGATCGTTATTCCAACCTATGCAGGAGGTGTTAATAAGCAG gccctggatccacgaaATGAAGGCAAtaccctcaacataccaccagtgtcTGAAGTTTCCAACGCCCTGGGGGTGCAAGAGATACGTGGGGACCAGGAAGAAGCCAAGGATTGCTATAAAGTGGCTCTGAAGTCAACAACCAGCCCGCCTGCATAG